The following proteins are encoded in a genomic region of Rattus rattus isolate New Zealand chromosome 2, Rrattus_CSIRO_v1, whole genome shotgun sequence:
- the Lrfn1 gene encoding leucine-rich repeat and fibronectin type III domain-containing protein 1, which translates to MAPGPFSSGLLSPPPAALPFLLLLWAGASRGQPCPGRCICQNVAPTLTMLCAKTGLLFVPPAIDRRVVELRLTDNFIAAVRRRDFANMTSLVHLTLSRNTIGQVAAGAFADLRALRALHLDSNRLAEVRGDQLRGLGNLRHLILGNNQIRKVESAAFDAFLSTVEDLDLSYNNLEALPWEAVGQMVNLNTLTLDHNLIDHIAEGTFVQLHKLVRLDMTSNRLHKLPPDGLFLRSQGGGPKPPTPLTVSFGGNPLHCNCELLWLRRLTREDDLETCATPEHLTDRYFWSIPEEEFLCEPPLITRQAGGRALVVEGQAVSLRCRAVGDPEPVVHWVAPDGRLLGNSSRTRVRGDGTLDVTITTLRDSGTFTCIASNAAGEATAPVEVCVVPLPLMAPPPAAPPPLTEPGSSDIATPGRPGANDSATERRLVAAELTSSSVLIRWPAQRPVPGIRMYQVQYNSSADDSLVYRMIPSTSQTFLVNDLAAGRAYDLCVLAVYDDGATALPATRVVGCVQFTTAGDPAPCRPLRAHFLGGTMIIAIGGVIVASVLVFIVLLMIRYKVYGDGDSRRIKGTSRSPPRVSHVCSQTNGSSAQQASAPPAPDRYEALREVAVPAAIEAKAMEAEATSTELEVVLGRSLGGSATSLCLLPSEETSGEESRAVTGPRRSRSGALGPPTSAPPTLALVPGGAPARPRPQQRYSFDGDYGALFQSHSYPRRARRTKRHRSTPHLDGAGGGAAGEDGDLGLGSARARLAFTSTEWMLESTV; encoded by the exons ATGGCTCCAGGCCCCTTCTCCTCCGGGCTCCTCTCGCCACCACCTGCTGCTCTCCcttttctgctgctgctctgggcaGGAGCATCTCGCGGCCAGCCCTGCCCCGGTCGCTGCATCTGTCAGAACGTGGCACCTACACTGACCATGCTGTGTGCCAAGACCGGCCTGCTCTTCGTGCCACCCGCCATCGACAGGCGTGTGGTAGAGCTGCGGCTCACTGACAACTTCATTGCGGCTGTGCGCCGTCGAGACTTCGCCAATATGACCAGCCTGGTCCACCTCACCCTGTCTCGCAACACCATTGGCCAGGTAGCAGCTGGCGCCTTTGCTGACCTCCGTGCTCTCCGGGCCCTGCATCTTGACAGCAACCGTCTGGCAGAGGTGCGAGGGGACCAGCTCCGGGGCTTGGGTAACCTCCGCCACTTGATCCTTGGCAACAATCAGATCCGCAAGGTGGAGTCGGCAGCCTTTGACGCTTTCCTGTCCACCGTGGAGGACCTGGATCTATCCTACAACAACCTGGAGGCACTGCCATGGGAGGCGGTGGGTCAGATGGTGAACTTGAACACCCTCACGCTGGACCACAACCTCATTGATCACATTGCGGAGGGCACCTTCGTGCAGCTGCACAAACTCGTGCGCTTGGACATGACCTCTAACCGCCTACATAAACTGCCCCCCGACGGACTGTTCCTGAGGTCCCAGGGCGGTGGGCCCAAGCCACCTACCCCACTGACCGTCAGCTTCGGTGGCAACCCGCTGCACTGCAACTGTGAACTGCTCTGGCTTCGGCGCCTGACCAGGGAGGATGACTTGGAGACGTGTGCCACGCCCGAGCATCTCACTGACCGCTATTTCTGGTCCATCCCCGAGGAGGAATTTCTCTGTGAGCCCCCGCTCATCACACGACAGGCAGGCGGCCGGGCCCTAGTTGTGGAGGGCCAGGCTGTCAGTCTGCGCTGCCGGGCAGTGGGTGACCCAGAGCCCGTGGTGCATTGGGTGGCACCCGATGGGCGGCTGCTGGGGAACTCCAGCCGGACTCGGGTCCGTGGTGACGGAACGCTGGATGTGACTATCACCACCCTGAGGGACAGCGGTACCTTCACTTGCATAGCCTCCAATGCTGCAGGGGAAGCCACTGCACCTGTGGAGGTATGTGTGGTGCCTCTGCCACTCATGGCGCCCCCACCTGCTGCCCCGccgcctctcactgaacctggttcTTCTGACATCGCCACACCGGGCAGACCTGGTGCCAACGACTCAGCCACTGAGCGCAGGCTTGTGGCTGCTGAACTTACGTCCAGCTCTGTGCTCATCCGCTGGCCGGCCCAGAGGCCAGTGCCTGGCATCCGCATGTACCAAGTGCAATACAACAGCTCTGCGGATGACTCCCTAGTCTACAG GATGATCCCTTCTACCAGCCAGACCTTCCTGGTGAATGATTTGGCGGCTGGCCGCGCCtatgatttgtgtgtgttggCAGTCTACGACGACGGGGCCACCGCTCTGCCGGCCACCAGAGTGGTGGGCTGTGTGCAATTCACCACCGCGGGAGATCCTGCACCATGCCGCCCGCTGAGGGCCCACTTCTTGGGCGGCACCATGATCATCGCCATCGGGGGCGTCATCGTAGCCTCGGTCCTGGTTTTCATCGTTCTGCTCATGATTCGCTACAAAGTGTATGGCGATGGGGACAGCCGCCGAATCAAGGGGACGTCAAGATCGCCCCCTCGGGTCAGCCACGTGTGCTCTCAGACCAATGGCTCAAGTGCGCAGCAAGCCTCGGCCCCACCAGCTCCAGACCGCTACGAGGCGCTGCGGGAGGTGGCTGTCCCTGCAGCCATCgaggcaaaggccatggaggCCGAGGCGACTTCCACTGAGCTAGAGGTGGTGCTTGGACGCTCTCTGGGTGGCTCGGCCACCTCTCTGTGCTTGCTGCCCTCCGAGGAAACTTCAGGGGAGGAATCTAGGGCCGTAACCGGCCCTCGAAGGAGCCGTTCGGGGGCCTTGGGGCCTCCAACTTCAGCACCCCCAACGCTAGCTCTGGTTCCTGGGGGAGCCCCGGCCCGGCCGAGGCCACAACAACGCTATTCCTTTGACGGGGACTACGGGGCGCTGTTCCAGAGTCACAGTTACCCGCGCCGCGCCCGGCGGACAAAGCGCCACCGGTCCACGCCCCACCTGGACGGGGCTGGAGGGGGCGCGGCCGGGGAGGACGGAGACCTGGGGCTGGGCTCCGCCCGGGCACGCCTGGCCTTCACCAGCACCGAATGGATGCTGGAGAGTACCGTGTGA